ATGTGTCATTTACGATGAGGAGGTTGTTGTTTGGATTGTGATCAACAGATCGAAGGAGGGATAAATAAGGAACAAAGACAGAAGAAATAAGCACCaaaaggaaaaagagagagaaagattcaGGTTAATACAGGAAAGGTAGACAAGCTTCGAAACCCCAAACATCAGATAAGAAATGCTTCACACCATAATATAAAAGACTCGGATTAGAAAGTCGACATGAGCAAATGGAGCTACATGCACTGCCATGCAGattaagcaaaacaacaatacattttGATCCCTTCAGGAACTTGTATAGGCGGAAGgttattctttttcatttcataaatcTACCAAAACAGAGTTTATGTTTATACTTAGTATATACGGAGTGAAAACAGGTAAAAATCAGTACTTACAGAAGCAGAGGAAGAGTGTGTCCACGCACATAGCGTAAACGCTGAAGAATCCATGAGCAATGAGATATGAGCCCACCAACACAGTCTGACgaaagaacaaaatatattaaaacatttcatgctTACGCATAGATGCACACGAGTTACTAGAAGCAATACAGtattaacacaaacacataccaAAATAGGAACCCAGTAGTAATGCAGACTGGGTGCTGCGCCCTTAAACGCATCTGTGTGTCCCGAGAAAAAGAAGAACGCGAAGATACCTGAAAGCAAAAGAGGGGGAGATCAGAACAGGCTTGAGCTTAAAgtataaaattacatttgaacattttaaaatgtattgtattaatAGTTAACTAGACGAAACCTTAACAAGTTTTCAAATGCTCAAGTATCTCAGGCAGAAACGTATACATACCCACAAGACCCACAATGAGGAGTTTTCCAAGAAACAGGATGAAATCTGTCACTTTATCCAAGACTACCAccctaaaaaaaacaaaaaaacttttaattgtAAAACATGTTGTAGTTTAATGACGCTCCCTGGTAAGCTGCCTCTATTGCACTATTGTGTCATGCAAAGCAGTGCCGAGGTCACCGACCTGATGACATTTCTCATCAAGAGGAAGAAAGCATCCCGGGCTGAACCGCAGAAGTTTTTCCCGTGTATGGCAACCTGTGACACAGAAGACACTCCATTCAGTTCACATTATAGAATGAAATCACCATCTCACTATCTATATCATAACGTGTTTGTGAAGCCAGAAACTCTAGTTTCTTCAGCTGAAAATAATGCAACTTTACAAAGTCCTCTGTCTATAAACACATACCATAATGTAGGCATTCCTGTTAATGAACTTGATGAACTTCTCCAGGCACCAGAAGCAGCATTTCAGACAGCACATCAAGAATTTGGCAAATTTATTCTCTGCTCCTGCggtgagaaaacaaacaaacaaaaagttcaaatacaaaacagaaataGCATAGTGTTTCTGGCTAATGTATTGTTGGTTACTCTTGATCTGATACTATCTCATTGACAACGTCTTAAAGTCATTATACAACAATTTGGCAGCAAAATCCTGCATTCGTCCAATCGGAATCAAGTGATCTGGATACTTGTGTAATTACTGTAAATGATGCGGTGAAATCTGTGCTCTTACCCTTGAGTTTGTGATCGACATACTCCAGCAGAACCCTGATCACCTGGATAATGGCGAGGATGAGAGAGCCAAACGCAAGAGAACCCGTGTGATACCTGCACATGAccaaaatgaattttaaagGTGAATAAGATGATTTTGCTCATCTTCAACAGTGCAATGCAACGgaaataaacaaagtaaatcAACTAAAAAATTTCTTTACAACTTGTCTTTAAAgcgtacataacatgagatcatgaaaatgaaatttcatgcagtgtgaaatgttgccgtgtttgaaaagtaagcagtctgccaagttgtaaatccgaaggtgaatgaataagaAAGTGGTTGGCCTggaaaaaggagtcgactctgaatcacgcaaacgagtcgtccctagtccaaTTCGCGAAcctgcctacgttttgctaggactccCAGGTGAATACCTAAagtcttctcccccaaacactgtcgcttatgagcctcattcgcggtagaccaatctcagcagactagaccatctgaccaatcacatcataCTTGGCAAGCGGTAAGGAGGGGATTGGccagatgaatcgcggaacgaactatttgagagtcagtcaagaagtaaggtaagaataactgcctattattatatagtgttttacacacatgtacataaacttgttgttggacaatccataaaccaaagtgggaccttaaaaatccccagttatgtactctttaaaaaaacaccgcAAGTCATTTGTGAAGAATTACCTGAGGGATCTGCCCAGAGCGGCACAGAGAGGGAAGGCGGGCATTtctttagatttatttaaagcCCAGTAGTAGGAGGCAAAAGCTCCTGCCAGAGTCATCTGACCCAGGGCAGTGACGAAGTTGGCACACCAGAAGAACAGGAAGACGTTGTAGAACTGAAAGAAGATAAGGTACTTGTGGTACGGCGTCTCTCCACCATAGAAAGCAAAGAGACACTCTGAGCGTGGACATTCTCTCTTTATCTCAGACATGGTGAAGTTCTACAAAAGCagaggaaaataaaacatttggtcAAATACACATTACAATATTCTCTCAAATTTTTCCACAAATGCTTTTCTTAGGTGTGTAACTATTGTAGATAAATCTTAGTGTGTGCCCAAAATGATGCAAGGTGCAGATAGGGCATGAGGACGCATTATCGAGCACAAACCTCAGGGTTGCACGTTAATCTGGAATGAGAACACACGGTTTCATTAAAGACTTTATAAACAGGTTCACTGGATGTGGAGAGAAAGCTGATCAGGACAGTTAAGGGTTACCAACATGATTTCTGATGacaaatatcttaaataaacaattaatttgaCAGTGTCCAGTAGATGAATTTGCTTGATGAGTCAGAAGTTAATATTGTACTATATTTcttgcaaaattaaaaaaattgtattatatcTCCAACAACTTAAATTTGaatgtttgaatgtgtttttggtttgtgttgcaggagcaaaagtatgcaaaaatCTTGAATTTTTAAGTCAACCTTTAACCTTGTCAATGAAATCCCTTTAAAGAGATGATTAGAGGTCAGCTGCTGTCTGAAGCCCAGTATTAAATGTTAAAgcgacagttcatccaaaaataaaaaaataaatggacatTATTTACTCCCCCTTgaattttttactcacccaaagagaaagatatttggaagaatgcttgtaaccaaacagttcttggccaccattgactaccatagtaaaaaaaatgacaatgtcgtcaaagtgccccaaaactacattcttcaaattatcttattttgcgttcaacagaacaaagaaatttatagaattattttgtttgctATGGTAgtaaaaagtgccccagaaatgtttgcttttcatcattcttcaaaatatcttcttttgtgttcgacaaaacaaaggaatttatagaaatattttgtttactatggttgtcaatggtggccaagaactgtttggatacaagcattcatccaactatatttctcttaaattaaattaaattgaaacaaagctcgagggcgagtaaacaaagacggaattttcattttggagagAACAGTTTCAGTTGAATATATTCTCCAAAAGGATACACGGCAGTGATGGCCCAGTAAGCAATGACCACAGTCAGGAGGAGGAAGGTAAAAATAGGGTAGAAGAGTGCTGACATCACATAACCGATGGCTCTGAAAGGGGTAAAAAAAACTGGTCAGTAGGACAAAATCTTCATAATTTATCAACAGCTGATAAATATTGTGGCAAAAGCGACAGACCTGCTGGCTTCTTTCATGAGCTCGATAGCGATACGGATTCTGTTCCTCAGGAAGATTAGGACCAGGATGATGATCAACTCCACGATGGCCAGAATGATGACTGCAGGGAGAAACATGACATCTCGATATGAACTCATATGTATAACAAGTAGAAAAATTGTAACGCAACGTTTAAAATTCTGACAACTTTAATGACATAAGTGGTCAACTCACTGAAGGCAAGCCAGGTCTGTCTGATGTGCAGGTACACGGTGAAGTCAGGTTGAAATCCGATCTGCTGTAGGGTTACATTAGCACCAGGTGTGTCCTTCAGAGTGATATACTTATAACTGCAGTGACCGATACCTGAGTAAACAACACGCACAATgaaactattgttttttttcctttaaccTGATGGTACAACAAACCAACGTTTAAAGACTGTACCGTAACCAATGACAACAATGACCATGAGGATCATGACCCAGGTCATGATTCCAGCCAGAAAGCGCAGAAGAACGATGAAGATCAGACTCACTACCACAGCAATCAACAAACAACTAAAGACACAGATGATAACCACATGATGAACTTCATGTCAAATACTGATGAATGGTTTTAGAAACCAGGAGATATATTGACTATTATAACCACTTACATTAAGATCCAGTACCAAGACTTTGTGTAATCTTCAAAGATCTTCATTGCAACTTGTCGACCCTCCATGACTACCGTGGCATTCCTGTGATCAAAGCAAATGTGGATTGACAATCGATAGCTCTCTTAAATTGTCTCTCCATCTTCATTTGTTGGATGCACAAACATACAGTAGAATCGCTGGCTTTTTTAAGCTTTGCCACTTGTTACAGTCagcaaaacaattttattttatataaacaagtTCTTACTTCACTCCGGCAATAAGGTCCTTGGCATTTCTCGTGTTTCCCTCTCCGTCATCAAACGTTTCTTTATCACCCACTGTGATGACTTCACCCTTTTTGCCCAGAGATGGAAAGCAGCGTTGCAAAACTTAGAGAGAAATATCAAATATTAGTCATGTTCTAGCGATGTCAAACAGAAACTTCATCTGCAATaatcacaatatatatttaaatagcaATAAAGATCAGCAATGAATCAAGAGTCTTACATGCTTTGCTGGAAACCAGGACAGACGGGCACAGTTTCTGTTTCAAAATGTCTGGCACAGTCTTTAtaagagagagaaagtcatcAGTCAATAGACATTTACAGGGAGTTATAGTAGCCccccaaaaaacttttttcattcaAACTTGCCTTCAACCCTGGGTCTTCTCTACAAAAGCCTTTGTAATAATTCCAATCGTTTGGATTTTTGTTGGCAGTAAGCAGTGTCATTGTACGATCTGGGCATTTCTCTACGCACACCTAAACacagatataaaaacaaatgatgtcatTGCAAGGACTGAAGGATAAAAGGTCAAGGACAACCCATTCATGTGCAGGCCTTGAAAAAAAGCTGTTGTTTTGCATTAACTATCCAGTCTTGTGAAAAGTGTATGAACGTTGTTTCAAAGTCTGTCCGCTATAACATTTAGTCCATTTATCAATTTTCACCACAAgagttgtatttaaaaactgtatagaTCACATGTCAATCAAAACTAAAAATAGAGTGGGAGAGATAAAGAAAGAGACAAACCTGTGGGGTGGGACACTGGAACTCCAGCAGAACCATGGGGCTGGCACACTTCATGATGTTAAAGTAAAACAACAGCGGCTTCTTCCTGCGTCACACGTCACAAGAATAAACACACGTCATCACTCAAAGAGTGACGCTAAGACAACAATGACACAAAGTGCAAATCTATGATCATGTCATGTTCGGAAGTGCTTACTCCAGATTTCCCTGTCCACAGAACTGTCCCATGCTGTCTGTAGGGTAGATCACCTTCCGTGGATCTCCATGAGACCAGGCTGACGTAGAAAGAtacaaatgattaataaacacacagcaGGATTTAAGATTTAcaccaaatgtatacacatacaAATCAACACAGAGAAGTTTGGactgttcaacgattaatcacatgcaggataaaagtttgtgtatacattttaatatgcactgtgaatatttattttaagtttatcagcacatacacaatatattaaggaagtatttgcatgtatataatattaatatttatttatatataatttgaattatatattaacatttattcattcaatatttttcttaaatatatacatgtacgtGTTAACATagttaatacaaaattaatatgcacagtacacaggtGTGTTtcataatgtaaacacaaacttttattctggatgcgattgatTGTTAAAACAGCCCTCACCGAAGTCATAGCGTTTTTGTATTTTCAGCCAGTTTATCAGGAGTGGCTGATGCATACTTCTTATCTTAGAAGGCCGTTTCGTGGTACTTATGTAAATCTGGATGTTCAGAGTGTTTTTTTCAGCTTGATAGATTGTTGGGTAACAGCCAAATGTGTCAAAGTCTCACATCCATACAAACTGTCCCACGTCCTTCGACACACAGGTGTATGGATAAGTTTGACAAAGCAAAGTTGAAAAACGACTTACCCACAATTCCCACCGCGAGGTACCCCACGATGGCCACCAGGAAGAAGATGCAGCAAATAATGTCTGTACATCCTCTGTGGTGTGAAGAGAAACAGCCATTAGAAATAAAAAGTGGTCAACTTGATCAACTTCTGGATGAATTTTGGTGTTAC
This region of Triplophysa dalaica isolate WHDGS20190420 chromosome 7, ASM1584641v1, whole genome shotgun sequence genomic DNA includes:
- the zgc:63569 gene encoding choline transporter-like protein 2 isoform X2; protein product: MDVMDEGPKYGPPKKYDPTFKGPIHNRGCTDIICCIFFLVAIVGYLAVGIVAWSHGDPRKVIYPTDSMGQFCGQGNLEKKPLLFYFNIMKCASPMVLLEFQCPTPQVCVEKCPDRTMTLLTANKNPNDWNYYKGFCREDPGLKTVPDILKQKLCPSVLVSSKAFLQRCFPSLGKKGEVITVGDKETFDDGEGNTRNAKDLIAGVKNATVVMEGRQVAMKIFEDYTKSWYWILICLLIAVVVSLIFIVLLRFLAGIMTWVMILMVIVVIGYGIGHCSYKYITLKDTPGANVTLQQIGFQPDFTVYLHIRQTWLAFIIILAIVELIIILVLIFLRNRIRIAIELMKEASRAIGYVMSALFYPIFTFLLLTVVIAYWAITAVFLSTSSEPVYKVFNETVCSHSRLTCNPENFTMSEIKRECPRSECLFAFYGGETPYHKYLIFFQFYNVFLFFWCANFVTALGQMTLAGAFASYYWALNKSKEMPAFPLCAALGRSLRYHTGSLAFGSLILAIIQVIRVLLEYVDHKLKGAENKFAKFLMCCLKCCFWCLEKFIKFINRNAYIMVAIHGKNFCGSARDAFFLLMRNVIRVVVLDKVTDFILFLGKLLIVGLVGIFAFFFFSGHTDAFKGAAPSLHYYWVPILTVLVGSYLIAHGFFSVYAMCVDTLFLCFCEDLERNDGSAERPYYMTATLREILTKDLDDPAARTPASREETMQLTVPYKTEQ
- the zgc:63569 gene encoding choline transporter-like protein 2 isoform X3, with product MPEEEDAYKTNGPPKKYDPTFKGPIHNRGCTDIICCIFFLVAIVGYLAVGIVAWSHGDPRKVIYPTDSMGQFCGQGNLEKKPLLFYFNIMKCASPMVLLEFQCPTPQVCVEKCPDRTMTLLTANKNPNDWNYYKGFCREDPGLKTVPDILKQKLCPSVLVSSKAFLQRCFPSLGKKGEVITVGDKETFDDGEGNTRNAKDLIAGVKNATVVMEGRQVAMKIFEDYTKSWYWILICLLIAVVVSLIFIVLLRFLAGIMTWVMILMVIVVIGYGIGHCSYKYITLKDTPGANVTLQQIGFQPDFTVYLHIRQTWLAFIIILAIVELIIILVLIFLRNRIRIAIELMKEASRAIGYVMSALFYPIFTFLLLTVVIAYWAITAVFLSTSSEPVYKVFNETVCSHSRLTCNPENFTMSEIKRECPRSECLFAFYGGETPYHKYLIFFQFYNVFLFFWCANFVTALGQMTLAGAFASYYWALNKSKEMPAFPLCAALGRSLRYHTGSLAFGSLILAIIQVIRVLLEYVDHKLKGAENKFAKFLMCCLKCCFWCLEKFIKFINRNAYIMVAIHGKNFCGSARDAFFLLMRNVIRVVVLDKVTDFILFLGKLLIVGLVGIFAFFFFSGHTDAFKGAAPSLHYYWVPILTVLVGSYLIAHGFFSVYAMCVDTLFLCFLEDLERNDGSPERPYFMTDKLLNVLKKKNQAK
- the zgc:63569 gene encoding choline transporter-like protein 2 isoform X1, giving the protein MPEEEDAYKTNGPPKKYDPTFKGPIHNRGCTDIICCIFFLVAIVGYLAVGIVAWSHGDPRKVIYPTDSMGQFCGQGNLEKKPLLFYFNIMKCASPMVLLEFQCPTPQVCVEKCPDRTMTLLTANKNPNDWNYYKGFCREDPGLKTVPDILKQKLCPSVLVSSKAFLQRCFPSLGKKGEVITVGDKETFDDGEGNTRNAKDLIAGVKNATVVMEGRQVAMKIFEDYTKSWYWILICLLIAVVVSLIFIVLLRFLAGIMTWVMILMVIVVIGYGIGHCSYKYITLKDTPGANVTLQQIGFQPDFTVYLHIRQTWLAFIIILAIVELIIILVLIFLRNRIRIAIELMKEASRAIGYVMSALFYPIFTFLLLTVVIAYWAITAVFLSTSSEPVYKVFNETVCSHSRLTCNPENFTMSEIKRECPRSECLFAFYGGETPYHKYLIFFQFYNVFLFFWCANFVTALGQMTLAGAFASYYWALNKSKEMPAFPLCAALGRSLRYHTGSLAFGSLILAIIQVIRVLLEYVDHKLKGAENKFAKFLMCCLKCCFWCLEKFIKFINRNAYIMVAIHGKNFCGSARDAFFLLMRNVIRVVVLDKVTDFILFLGKLLIVGLVGIFAFFFFSGHTDAFKGAAPSLHYYWVPILTVLVGSYLIAHGFFSVYAMCVDTLFLCFCEDLERNDGSAERPYYMTATLREILTKDLDDPAARTPASREETMQLTVPYKTEQ
- the zgc:63569 gene encoding choline transporter-like protein 2 isoform X4; its protein translation is MDVMDEGPKYGPPKKYDPTFKGPIHNRGCTDIICCIFFLVAIVGYLAVGIVAWSHGDPRKVIYPTDSMGQFCGQGNLEKKPLLFYFNIMKCASPMVLLEFQCPTPQVCVEKCPDRTMTLLTANKNPNDWNYYKGFCREDPGLKTVPDILKQKLCPSVLVSSKAFLQRCFPSLGKKGEVITVGDKETFDDGEGNTRNAKDLIAGVKNATVVMEGRQVAMKIFEDYTKSWYWILICLLIAVVVSLIFIVLLRFLAGIMTWVMILMVIVVIGYGIGHCSYKYITLKDTPGANVTLQQIGFQPDFTVYLHIRQTWLAFIIILAIVELIIILVLIFLRNRIRIAIELMKEASRAIGYVMSALFYPIFTFLLLTVVIAYWAITAVFLSTSSEPVYKVFNETVCSHSRLTCNPENFTMSEIKRECPRSECLFAFYGGETPYHKYLIFFQFYNVFLFFWCANFVTALGQMTLAGAFASYYWALNKSKEMPAFPLCAALGRSLRYHTGSLAFGSLILAIIQVIRVLLEYVDHKLKGAENKFAKFLMCCLKCCFWCLEKFIKFINRNAYIMVAIHGKNFCGSARDAFFLLMRNVIRVVVLDKVTDFILFLGKLLIVGLVGIFAFFFFSGHTDAFKGAAPSLHYYWVPILTVLVGSYLIAHGFFSVYAMCVDTLFLCFLEDLERNDGSPERPYFMTDKLLNVLKKKNQAK